A part of Streptomyces sp. NBC_01451 genomic DNA contains:
- a CDS encoding aldehyde dehydrogenase (NADP(+)) — translation MAAAPVWSVDPRTGKQREQVAVEATAQEVDSTVRAAHAARPALVDRTVRAAFLRSAAEQLEAAKEQLVEAADAETALGPVRLTGELARTCYQLRAFADIVDEGDYLDVVINHPDDTATPPIPDLRRYKIPLGVVAVYSASNFPFAFSVPGGDTASALAAGCPVVVKAHPDHPGLSELVAAVLRRAAALHDIPEGVVGLVHGFEAGVELVKHPLVAAAGFTGSVRGGRALFDAAAARPVPIPFHGELGSLNPVVITEAAANERAEAIGTGLAGSMTMGVGQFCVKPGLVLAPAGAAGDRLLKSLTDAVSDTASGVLLDHRMRDNFVAGVAERAELPDVESPVTPGAGGEHTVSAGFLTVAAEKLAAEGAYDLLLEECFGPVTVVARYADDAEANAVLSRLPGNLTATVHLSAEEAAGEGRGAEILAELTPLAGRVLVNAWPTGVAVAAAQQHGGPYPATTSTSTSVGGTAIERWLRPVAYQNTPAALLPVELRDENELGLPRRFNGRLER, via the coding sequence GTGGCAGCAGCACCAGTCTGGAGTGTCGACCCCCGTACCGGGAAGCAGCGGGAGCAGGTCGCTGTCGAGGCCACGGCCCAGGAGGTGGACTCCACCGTCCGTGCCGCGCACGCCGCCCGCCCGGCCCTCGTGGACCGCACGGTCCGCGCGGCCTTCCTGCGCAGCGCCGCCGAGCAGCTCGAAGCGGCCAAGGAGCAGCTCGTCGAGGCCGCCGACGCGGAGACCGCGCTCGGCCCGGTCCGGCTGACCGGCGAACTCGCCCGCACCTGCTACCAGCTGCGGGCCTTCGCGGACATCGTCGACGAGGGCGACTACCTCGACGTCGTCATCAACCACCCCGACGACACCGCGACCCCGCCGATCCCGGATCTGCGGCGCTACAAGATTCCGCTGGGCGTCGTGGCCGTCTACTCGGCCTCCAACTTCCCCTTCGCCTTCTCCGTCCCCGGCGGCGACACCGCGAGCGCGCTCGCGGCCGGCTGCCCGGTGGTCGTCAAGGCCCACCCCGACCACCCGGGCCTGTCCGAGCTGGTCGCGGCCGTCCTGCGCCGGGCCGCGGCCCTGCACGACATCCCCGAGGGCGTCGTCGGCCTGGTCCACGGCTTCGAGGCGGGCGTCGAACTGGTCAAGCACCCGCTCGTCGCGGCGGCCGGTTTCACCGGTTCCGTACGAGGCGGCCGTGCCCTCTTCGACGCGGCTGCGGCCCGTCCGGTCCCGATCCCGTTCCACGGCGAGCTGGGCTCGCTGAACCCCGTGGTGATCACGGAGGCGGCGGCCAACGAGCGCGCCGAGGCGATCGGTACGGGACTCGCGGGCTCCATGACGATGGGCGTCGGCCAGTTCTGCGTGAAGCCCGGCCTGGTGCTGGCGCCGGCCGGCGCGGCGGGCGACCGGCTGCTGAAGTCCCTGACGGACGCGGTCAGCGACACCGCGTCCGGTGTCCTCCTGGACCACCGGATGCGCGACAACTTCGTCGCCGGGGTCGCCGAGCGCGCCGAGCTGCCCGACGTCGAGTCCCCGGTGACGCCGGGCGCGGGCGGCGAGCACACGGTCAGCGCGGGGTTCCTCACGGTCGCGGCGGAGAAGCTCGCGGCGGAGGGGGCGTACGACCTGCTGCTGGAGGAGTGCTTCGGGCCGGTCACCGTGGTGGCCCGCTACGCGGACGACGCCGAGGCGAACGCCGTTCTCTCGCGGCTGCCGGGCAACCTCACGGCGACGGTCCACCTCTCGGCGGAGGAGGCCGCGGGGGAGGGGCGCGGGGCCGAGATCCTGGCCGAGCTGACTCCGCTGGCGGGGCGTGTGCTGGTGAACGCGTGGCCGACCGGGGTCGCTGTGGCCGCGGCCCAGCAGCACGGGGGGCCGTACCCGGCCACGACGTCGACGTCGACCTCGGTCGGCGGGACGGCCATTGAGCGCTGGCTGCGGCCGGTGGCCTACCAGAACACGCCTGCCGCGCTGCTGCCGGTCGAGCTGCGGGACGAGAACGAGCTGGGGCTGCCCCGGCGGTTCAACGGTCGCCTGGAGCGCTAG
- a CDS encoding aminotransferase class V-fold PLP-dependent enzyme, with protein sequence MDEGIFGPQSGPMETSVKASTSENLRNLVRAEFAPKTTYLNTASTGLLPARAVAAMRDAVQSVADGRPQDMFADVEASRAAFARLVGVSDRRVAAGGSVAVYTALIAASLPAGAEVLTAEDDFTSVLNPFHVRGDLKVRTVPLERIPESVRPGTALVAVSAAQSADGRVVDLAALREAAREHGARTYVDASQATGWLPIDADAYDYVSSVAFKWLVCPRGVAFLVVPEDLGGLTPVFAGWVAGEEPWDSCYGPVRELAHSARRFDESPSLFSYAGARHSLALIEELGVDTVRAHDLALADRFRAGLDRLGHRPVPAPGSAIVSVPQLGYRQAELSRAGVEVSDRAGNLRAAFHLYNTPSDVDRLLDVLSG encoded by the coding sequence ATGGACGAGGGGATCTTCGGGCCGCAGAGTGGTCCCATGGAGACCTCCGTGAAAGCCTCGACATCCGAGAACCTCCGCAACCTCGTCCGTGCCGAGTTCGCTCCGAAGACCACCTACCTGAACACCGCGAGCACCGGGCTCCTCCCCGCCCGCGCCGTGGCCGCCATGCGAGACGCCGTGCAGTCCGTGGCCGACGGCCGGCCACAGGACATGTTCGCCGACGTGGAGGCCTCGCGCGCCGCCTTCGCGCGGCTCGTCGGGGTTTCCGACCGCAGGGTCGCGGCCGGGGGCTCCGTCGCGGTCTACACCGCGCTGATCGCCGCCTCGCTGCCCGCCGGCGCCGAAGTCCTCACGGCCGAGGACGACTTCACCTCCGTCCTCAACCCGTTCCACGTACGCGGGGATCTGAAGGTGCGGACCGTGCCGCTGGAGCGGATCCCCGAATCGGTCCGGCCAGGCACCGCCCTCGTCGCCGTCAGCGCCGCGCAGTCCGCCGACGGACGCGTCGTCGACCTGGCCGCGCTGCGCGAGGCCGCCCGCGAGCACGGGGCCCGTACGTACGTCGACGCCTCCCAGGCCACCGGCTGGCTGCCCATCGACGCGGACGCCTACGACTACGTCTCCTCCGTCGCCTTCAAGTGGCTCGTCTGCCCACGGGGCGTGGCCTTCCTCGTCGTACCCGAGGACCTGGGCGGGCTGACGCCGGTCTTCGCCGGCTGGGTCGCGGGGGAGGAGCCCTGGGACAGCTGTTACGGCCCGGTGCGTGAACTCGCCCACTCCGCAAGGCGGTTCGACGAGAGCCCCAGCCTGTTCTCCTACGCCGGAGCCCGCCACTCCCTCGCCCTGATCGAGGAGTTGGGCGTGGACACCGTACGGGCCCATGACCTCGCGCTCGCCGACCGGTTCCGCGCCGGCCTCGACCGGCTGGGACACCGGCCCGTACCGGCACCCGGCTCGGCCATCGTGTCGGTCCCGCAACTCGGCTACCGGCAAGCCGAGTTGAGCAGGGCCGGGGTCGAGGTGTCCGACCGCGCCGGAAACCTGCGCGCGGCCTTCCACCTCTACAACACGCCTTCGGACGTCGACCGGCTCCTGGACGTCCTGTCCGGCTGA
- a CDS encoding DsbA family oxidoreductase produces MRVEIWSDIACPWCYVGKARFEKALDAFPHRDGVEVVHRSFELDPGRAKGDIQPVLKMLTKKYGMSEAQAQAGEENLGAQAAAEGLAYRTRDRDHGNTFDMHRLLHLAKDKGRQNELIQLFYQANFAEEQSVFGDDERLVELAVAAGLAADDARGVLADPDAYADAVRADEREAAELGANGVPFFVLDRKYGVSGAQPADVFAQALTQAWGERPAPLKVVRAEGDSAEVCGPDGCAVPQK; encoded by the coding sequence ATGCGCGTCGAGATCTGGAGCGACATCGCCTGCCCCTGGTGCTACGTCGGCAAGGCCCGTTTCGAGAAGGCGCTGGACGCCTTCCCGCACCGGGACGGCGTCGAGGTGGTGCACCGGTCGTTCGAGCTGGACCCGGGGCGCGCCAAGGGCGACATCCAGCCCGTCCTCAAGATGCTCACCAAGAAGTACGGCATGAGCGAGGCGCAGGCACAGGCCGGGGAGGAGAACCTGGGCGCGCAGGCCGCCGCCGAGGGACTCGCGTACCGCACCCGGGACCGTGACCACGGCAACACCTTCGACATGCACCGGCTGCTGCACCTCGCCAAGGACAAGGGGCGCCAGAACGAGCTGATCCAGCTCTTCTACCAGGCGAACTTCGCCGAGGAGCAGTCCGTCTTCGGCGACGACGAGCGCCTCGTGGAGCTGGCCGTCGCCGCCGGCCTCGCCGCCGACGACGCCCGGGGCGTACTCGCCGACCCGGACGCCTACGCCGACGCCGTGCGCGCCGACGAGCGCGAGGCCGCCGAACTGGGCGCCAATGGCGTGCCGTTCTTCGTCCTCGACCGCAAGTACGGTGTCTCCGGCGCCCAGCCCGCCGACGTCTTCGCCCAGGCACTCACCCAGGCGTGGGGCGAGCGGCCCGCTCCCCTCAAGGTCGTCCGGGCGGAGGGCGACAGCGCCGAGGTCTGCGGGCCCGACGGGTGTGCCGTACCCCAGAAGTAG
- a CDS encoding DUF1349 domain-containing protein translates to MDLELSPLPFPLRTYGPDGHWSFEDGVLTGWAGPRQDRFVPPTGEALDPAADAPRLLGAPEGEFQLIARVTVGFGAAFDAGVLYVHVGERAWAKLCLEYSPDVPTVCTVVTRGHSDDANSFTVEGSSVWLRISRTGRAFAFHASRDGEKWTFVRLFTLGDEKEADAALVGFMTQSPMGEGCVVTYDHIEFRPEWPKDLRDGS, encoded by the coding sequence ATGGACCTGGAGCTTTCCCCACTGCCCTTTCCCCTCCGCACTTATGGGCCCGACGGGCACTGGTCCTTCGAGGACGGGGTGCTCACCGGGTGGGCCGGGCCCCGGCAGGACCGGTTCGTGCCGCCCACCGGGGAGGCGCTGGACCCCGCCGCCGACGCGCCGCGGCTGCTGGGCGCCCCGGAGGGGGAGTTCCAGCTGATCGCCCGCGTCACCGTCGGGTTCGGGGCTGCCTTCGACGCCGGGGTGCTCTACGTCCATGTCGGCGAGCGGGCCTGGGCCAAGCTCTGCCTTGAGTACTCCCCGGATGTGCCCACCGTCTGCACGGTGGTCACCCGGGGACACTCCGACGACGCCAACTCCTTCACCGTGGAAGGCAGTTCGGTCTGGCTCCGGATCAGCCGCACCGGCCGCGCCTTCGCCTTCCACGCCTCACGCGACGGCGAGAAGTGGACCTTCGTCCGCCTGTTCACCCTGGGCGACGAGAAGGAGGCCGACGCGGCCCTGGTCGGCTTCATGACCCAGTCCCCGATGGGGGAGGGGTGCGTGGTGACGTACGACCACATCGAGTTCCGGCCGGAATGGCCGAAGGACCTGCGGGACGGCAGCTGA